The Solea senegalensis isolate Sse05_10M linkage group LG9, IFAPA_SoseM_1, whole genome shotgun sequence genome has a segment encoding these proteins:
- the LOC122775046 gene encoding tropomyosin alpha-4 chain-like isoform X1: protein MRKQQRLEPELRLWTRTLRHVDKSSRVFFARDLKKNKKKMMSGGLNSIDAVKKKIKVLQDQAEEAEERAERLQREVEKERKSREEAESDVSSLTRHLQNTEDDLDRVQERLETSLQKLNEVERVADESERGKKVIENRALKDEEKLEQLKSQVGEAKQIAEEADQKYEEVARKVVMVEGELEQAECRAEQAESKCREMEEELKTVFSGSKSLEAQAEKYNHKEDRYEEEIKILSEKLQQAEIRAEKAEGSVSKLERKIDKLEDDLTSIRNANMELQANLHQTMEDLNSC, encoded by the exons atgaggaagcagcagagacTAGAACCCGAACTACGACTCTGGACCAGAACACTCAGACACGTTGATAAAAGTTCGCGAGTGTTTTTCGCACGGGATTTAAAG aagaataagaagaagatgatgagtGGAGGATTGAACAGCATCGATGCCGTGAAGAAGAAGATTAAAGTTCTTCAGGACCAGGCAGAGGAGGCTGAAGAGAGGGCGGAGAGACTGCagagggaggtggagaaggagaggaagagcagagaggag GCGGAGTCAGATGTTTCGTCTCTGACTCGTCATCTTCAGAACACTGAAGACGATCTGGACCGAGTTCAGGAGAGACTTGAGACTTCTCTACAGAAACTGAACGAGGTGGAGAGAGTCGCTGACGAGAGTGagag AGGGAAGAAGGTCATAGAGAACAGAGCTCTGAAGGACGAGGAGAAGTTGGAGCAGCTCAAATCTCAAGTGGGAGAAGCCAAACAAATCGCTGAGGAGGCGGACCAGAAATACGAGGag GTGGCTCGAAAGGTGGTGATGGTTGAAGGAGAACTGGAGCAAGCTGaatgcagagcagagcaggctgaaag cAAATGTcgagagatggaggaggagctgaaaaCTGTTTTCTCTGGTTCAAAGTCTCTGGAGGCCCAGGCTGAGAAG TATAATCACAAGGAAGACCGGTACGAGGAGGAGATCAAGATCCTGAGTGAGAAACTCCAGCAG GCTGAGATaagagcagagaaagctgagggTTCCGTCTCCAAACTGGAGAGAAAAATTGACAAACTGGAAG ATGACTTGACTTCGATCAGAAATGCAAACATGGAGCTTCAGGCGAATCTGCACCAGACGATGGAGGACCTGAACTCCTGCTGA
- the LOC122775046 gene encoding tropomyosin alpha-4 chain-like isoform X2 yields MMSGGLNSIDAVKKKIKVLQDQAEEAEERAERLQREVEKERKSREEAESDVSSLTRHLQNTEDDLDRVQERLETSLQKLNEVERVADESERGKKVIENRALKDEEKLEQLKSQVGEAKQIAEEADQKYEEVARKVVMVEGELEQAECRAEQAESKCREMEEELKTVFSGSKSLEAQAEKYNHKEDRYEEEIKILSEKLQQAEIRAEKAEGSVSKLERKIDKLEDDLTSIRNANMELQANLHQTMEDLNSC; encoded by the exons atgatgagtGGAGGATTGAACAGCATCGATGCCGTGAAGAAGAAGATTAAAGTTCTTCAGGACCAGGCAGAGGAGGCTGAAGAGAGGGCGGAGAGACTGCagagggaggtggagaaggagaggaagagcagagaggag GCGGAGTCAGATGTTTCGTCTCTGACTCGTCATCTTCAGAACACTGAAGACGATCTGGACCGAGTTCAGGAGAGACTTGAGACTTCTCTACAGAAACTGAACGAGGTGGAGAGAGTCGCTGACGAGAGTGagag AGGGAAGAAGGTCATAGAGAACAGAGCTCTGAAGGACGAGGAGAAGTTGGAGCAGCTCAAATCTCAAGTGGGAGAAGCCAAACAAATCGCTGAGGAGGCGGACCAGAAATACGAGGag GTGGCTCGAAAGGTGGTGATGGTTGAAGGAGAACTGGAGCAAGCTGaatgcagagcagagcaggctgaaag cAAATGTcgagagatggaggaggagctgaaaaCTGTTTTCTCTGGTTCAAAGTCTCTGGAGGCCCAGGCTGAGAAG TATAATCACAAGGAAGACCGGTACGAGGAGGAGATCAAGATCCTGAGTGAGAAACTCCAGCAG GCTGAGATaagagcagagaaagctgagggTTCCGTCTCCAAACTGGAGAGAAAAATTGACAAACTGGAAG ATGACTTGACTTCGATCAGAAATGCAAACATGGAGCTTCAGGCGAATCTGCACCAGACGATGGAGGACCTGAACTCCTGCTGA